TTTAGAGGTGAATTTAACCCTAAAAAATTTTGGGTTTCCTTTTGAACAACGGAATAAAAATTTCCCAAGGAAAATCCTCTTTCTTTTCAAGGTTGGCAATCCAACCCTGTACATATCCATTTGGGCTTCCAGTTCCCACGATTGTTTTTCCATCGGAGGATATTCCTGTGGCTCGCTCAAGAGTCCAAGCGTTCAAGTCTAAACCACAAGCATCGATCAATAGTTCTCTTAAATTTCTCATGCCATTTTTTTCATCCCAGATGAAAGCCTCGGTTTTATCACCCGAACCGCTATTACCAACTACAGTGGAACCATCGGCAGACACTGCCGAGGCAACGCTCACAGAACAACCGGGCAAATGGCCCAAGCCAACCATCCCAGCACTTTGGGTCCAGCGAAAGGCCTCCGCATATCCAGAACTCGAAACGCTATAACCAACCACGATGGCGCCGTCGGCAGATACATCAGTAGCCCCGCTTCTGAGATCGCCACGGGACAGAAAGCCCAAGCCGACCATCCCCTCGTTTGGGGTCCAGCGGAAGGCCTCGGATCTATTCTCCACCCCCTCGCCCGCCTCGGAACGACCCACAACGATGGCGCCGTCGGCAGACACACCAAAGGCGCAGCTCTCAGAATGACCAGGCAAATAGCCCAAGCCAACCATTCCATCGCTTTGGGTCCAGCGAAAGGCCTCAAATTTTTCATCCTCGGCCGTCGAAGAACCACCCACCACGATGGCACCATCGGCAGACACATCATAGGCATAGCTCTCAAGACTGCCCTCGGGCAAAAAGCCCAAGCCAACCATTCCATCGCCTTGGGTCCAGCGAAAGGCCTCCGTAGTTACAGACAAACGACCATAACCAACCACGGTAGAGCCATCGGCAGATACACTCAGGGCAATACTCTCATGGGTATCGGGAAGGAAGCCCAAATCAACCGCCCCACTGCTTTGGGTCCAGCGAAAAGCCTCCCTGTCATAACCCCATATACCCCAACCCACCGCAACAGAGCCATCGGCGGATACACCATAGGCCTCGCTTCCGCCGCGAAAGTCAAAACCCAAAAAGCTGGCTGCCTGCGCCCCGCCTGCCAGAGCTGCGCATAAAACCAGGGACAGGCTAATCAACCTTGCCCGTTTCATTTGGGTTCCCTCCACTTAGCACCTCTCTCGAGATGCGCGAACCATAGAAAAAAACCGTCGTTGATGTTCGATGCTCAAGTTATTTGGCTAACGGGATAACTTGATCAGTCAAAATCACGGAGGTGCCGACCGGCAGCGGGTTTACTTGATCTGGATCTGGATCTTCTTGTGCTGGGCCTCGGCCACCTTGGGCAGCCGGATTTTCAGGACCCCTTTCTTGAAGGTGGCCTCGATCTTGTCCTCCTGCACCGGTGCGGGCAGCTTGAAGGAACGCTGGAAAGTCCCCCAGTAGCGCTCCGCGAAGTAGTGCTCGGCGTCCTTTTCCTCCTCCTCCTTTTTCTTCTCCCCCCGTATGGTCAGCAGGTCGCCGGAGAGACTGACCTCCACGTCCTTGGGTTCAACGCCCGCCAGCTCGGCCTTGACGATGAATTCCTTCGGGGTTTCGGAGATATCCACGGTGGGCGCCCAGCCCTCCAAAAAGCCGGGGGCAAAGGGCACATCCCCGAAAAAGCGTTTCCAGAGGCGGTCCATCTCCTTGCGAAAATTGCTGAGTTCGGCACTGAAGGGCTTTAAGGGCAGAAGATCCATTTCATCCTCCTTTCTGCGAGCCGGTTGTTGGAAAATGTCGTCGGATCCCTGGACGACAATCACAAGCAAGGCCCGCCGGGGCTGCAGCCGCGGACCGTTTTGGGCCCGTCTTCATGGGCCGGCTTGCAGCAGCCGCGCCAGGGTTTTTTCTATCACCCGGGAGGTAA
Above is a genomic segment from Desulfobacteraceae bacterium containing:
- a CDS encoding Hsp20/alpha crystallin family protein, yielding MDLLPLKPFSAELSNFRKEMDRLWKRFFGDVPFAPGFLEGWAPTVDISETPKEFIVKAELAGVEPKDVEVSLSGDLLTIRGEKKKEEEEKDAEHYFAERYWGTFQRSFKLPAPVQEDKIEATFKKGVLKIRLPKVAEAQHKKIQIQIK